The Streptomyces camelliae genome window below encodes:
- a CDS encoding M1 family aminopeptidase has translation MRPTPHKALGAGALTVAALAAFVLPASPAAAQPATHPSAHRAATACTPAQVVGNGGFENGTSPWTASSSDVITSRTGQTAHSGSSYAWLDGTGGTHTDTLSQSVAIPAGCGTATLTFWLHIDTDETTSSVAYDKLTARIGGTTLATYSNLDENTGYVKKSIDVSAYAGQTVSLSFTGTEDSSLQTSFVLDDIALDTSGGTTPPGDSTRTPAAPSYTVNLSSDTTGTEWTGHESVTFTNASATALNEVYLRLWDNYHGTCDAMPIRVTNVTGGTAQAPTVACTALEIDLPAPLAQGQSATIGFDLGITVPSGADRFGHDGAYSFIGNALPVLAVRDSSGWHLDPYTNNGESFYSLAADFKVTLDHPTSLLVPATGTSTDTPGSSGRTVTTATASEVRDFAWAAGPFSKISGTSSAGVAVNVYSVSGISSSSAQSMLSTAKTAVDSHASRFGAYPYGELDAVLDNNYWFGGMEYPGFVLDLVSTTALTHEIGHQWWYGIVGDDEYNSPWLDEAFTDYATDLALGKTGSNCWSSVSWASADEKITNSMAYWDAHSSRYSTVVYGYGKCALHDLRRVLGDTAMAKLLKDYATAHWYGVSTTAEFKAAAQAVTSTDLTSFWTQHRIDG, from the coding sequence GTGAGACCGACCCCCCACAAGGCCCTCGGCGCCGGTGCGCTCACCGTCGCCGCGCTGGCCGCCTTCGTCCTGCCCGCAAGCCCCGCCGCCGCTCAGCCGGCCACGCACCCGTCCGCACACCGAGCGGCCACCGCCTGCACCCCGGCACAGGTCGTCGGCAACGGCGGCTTCGAGAACGGCACGTCGCCCTGGACGGCGTCCTCCTCCGACGTCATCACCAGCCGCACCGGACAGACCGCCCACAGCGGCAGTTCCTACGCCTGGCTGGACGGCACCGGCGGCACCCACACGGACACCCTGTCCCAGAGCGTCGCCATCCCGGCCGGATGCGGCACGGCCACGCTCACCTTCTGGCTGCACATCGACACCGACGAGACGACGTCGTCCGTCGCCTACGACAAGCTCACGGCCAGGATCGGCGGCACCACGCTGGCCACGTACTCGAACCTCGACGAGAACACCGGGTACGTGAAGAAGTCCATCGACGTGTCGGCGTACGCGGGCCAGACCGTCAGCCTGTCCTTCACGGGAACCGAGGACTCCAGCCTCCAGACGAGCTTCGTCCTCGACGACATCGCGCTGGACACCTCCGGCGGCACCACACCGCCGGGCGACTCCACCCGCACCCCGGCCGCGCCGTCGTACACCGTGAACCTCAGCAGCGACACGACCGGCACCGAGTGGACCGGACACGAGAGCGTGACCTTCACCAATGCCTCGGCCACCGCACTGAACGAGGTCTACCTGCGGCTGTGGGACAACTACCACGGCACCTGCGACGCGATGCCGATCCGGGTCACGAACGTCACCGGCGGTACGGCGCAGGCGCCCACGGTGGCCTGCACCGCGCTGGAGATCGACCTGCCGGCCCCGCTCGCCCAGGGACAGAGCGCCACCATCGGCTTCGACCTCGGCATCACCGTGCCCAGCGGCGCCGACCGCTTCGGCCACGACGGTGCCTACAGCTTCATCGGCAACGCCCTGCCCGTCCTCGCCGTCCGCGACAGCTCCGGCTGGCACCTGGACCCCTACACCAACAACGGCGAGTCGTTCTACTCCCTGGCCGCCGACTTCAAGGTGACCCTCGACCACCCCACCAGCCTGCTGGTCCCGGCCACCGGCACCTCCACCGACACCCCCGGCTCCAGCGGCCGTACGGTGACGACGGCGACGGCGAGCGAGGTGCGTGACTTCGCGTGGGCCGCCGGCCCGTTCAGCAAGATCTCCGGCACCTCGTCCGCCGGCGTCGCGGTGAACGTCTACTCCGTGTCGGGCATCAGCTCCTCCAGCGCCCAGTCGATGCTCAGCACCGCCAAGACCGCCGTCGACTCCCATGCGAGCCGCTTCGGCGCCTACCCCTACGGCGAACTGGACGCCGTCCTCGACAACAACTACTGGTTCGGCGGGATGGAGTACCCCGGGTTCGTCCTGGACCTGGTCAGCACCACCGCCCTCACCCATGAGATCGGCCACCAGTGGTGGTACGGCATCGTCGGCGACGACGAGTACAACAGCCCCTGGCTGGACGAGGCCTTCACCGACTACGCCACCGACCTCGCCCTCGGCAAGACCGGCAGCAACTGCTGGAGCAGCGTCTCCTGGGCCTCCGCCGACGAGAAGATCACCAACTCGATGGCCTACTGGGACGCGCACTCCTCGCGCTACTCCACCGTCGTCTACGGTTACGGCAAGTGCGCCCTGCACGACCTGCGCCGCGTCCTCGGCGACACCGCCATGGCCAAGCTGCTGAAGGACTACGCGACCGCGCACTGGTACGGCGTGTCGACCACGGCCGAGTTCAAGGCCGCCGCCCAGGCCGTCACCAGCACCGACCTCACCTCCTTCTGGACCCAGCACCGCATCGACGGCTGA
- a CDS encoding lysozyme, whose amino-acid sequence MVGVRLSISLQRGRTRLAFTGALTGLLLSASVPAAFPAPDPDTPRRGTAYMGMGVLAHDGGDSDPDALSPVTRASQTEGVDVSSHQGEVDWSTLWGSGVKWAYTKATEGTSYRNPYFTGQYNGPYTTGLIRGSYHFATPDTSGGAAQADYFAAHGGGWSKDAKTLPGALDMEWNPYGDSCYGKSASAMVGWIRDFLNRYKERTGRDAVIYTATNWWQQCTGDYGGFAANNPLWIARYASSAGPLPSGWSSYTMWQYTATGKTVGDHDRFNGAQDQLRSFATG is encoded by the coding sequence ATGGTAGGCGTGCGACTCTCCATATCCCTTCAGCGCGGCCGGACCCGCCTGGCCTTCACCGGCGCCCTCACCGGCCTCCTCCTCAGCGCGTCCGTCCCCGCGGCTTTCCCCGCGCCGGACCCGGACACACCCCGGCGCGGCACCGCGTACATGGGCATGGGCGTCCTCGCCCACGACGGCGGCGACAGCGACCCGGACGCCCTGTCCCCGGTGACCCGCGCGAGCCAGACCGAAGGGGTGGACGTCTCCAGTCATCAGGGCGAGGTCGACTGGTCCACTCTGTGGGGCAGTGGCGTCAAGTGGGCGTACACGAAGGCCACCGAGGGGACGAGCTACCGGAACCCCTACTTCACCGGGCAGTACAACGGCCCGTACACCACCGGCCTGATCCGCGGGTCCTACCACTTCGCCACCCCGGACACCTCCGGCGGCGCCGCTCAGGCCGACTACTTCGCGGCCCACGGCGGCGGCTGGTCCAAGGACGCCAAGACCCTGCCCGGCGCCCTCGACATGGAGTGGAACCCGTACGGCGACTCCTGCTACGGCAAGTCCGCGAGTGCGATGGTCGGCTGGATCCGCGACTTCCTGAACCGCTACAAGGAGCGCACCGGCCGCGACGCCGTCATCTACACGGCGACCAACTGGTGGCAGCAGTGCACCGGGGACTACGGCGGCTTCGCGGCGAACAACCCGCTGTGGATCGCCCGCTATGCCTCCAGCGCCGGGCCGCTGCCGTCGGGCTGGTCGTCGTACACGATGTGGCAGTACACCGCCACCGGCAAGACCGTCGGCGACCACGACCGCTTCAACGGGGCCCAGGACCAGCTGCGAAGCTTCGCGACCGGCTGA
- a CDS encoding FAD-dependent monooxygenase — MGGTAVVVGGGIGGLAAAIGLHRIGWDVRVVERAGTLADAGAGISLHANGLRALDTLGVGTAVRAAARPQYTGGTRTPEGRWLARMDGAALERALGTPIVGIRRADLHRALRAALPAACLRIGVTVSTLDRSAPDRVAVPVADDVWDADLVVAADGVNSRLRGLLFPGHPGPVYAGSTVLRAITDQPLDLDTDFELTWGEGAEFGHIGFTDGRAEWHAVLTAPAAVRHDDPLDWLRRRFDGWHAPIPELLAATRPEAVLHHDIHELVTPLPSFTAGRVVLLGDAAHAMTPNLGQGACQSLEDAATLAAALATETSLASALARYDAERRPRSQAVARAARRAGRMGQRLTHPLAVSLRNTAMRLAPSGATMRAILRHADWTPPSLRH, encoded by the coding sequence ATGGGCGGTACGGCGGTGGTGGTCGGGGGCGGCATCGGCGGGCTGGCGGCGGCCATCGGATTGCACCGGATCGGCTGGGACGTCCGGGTGGTGGAGCGGGCCGGCACCCTGGCCGACGCGGGCGCGGGCATCTCGCTGCACGCCAACGGCCTGCGCGCGCTGGACACCCTCGGCGTCGGTACGGCGGTGCGCGCGGCGGCCCGCCCCCAGTACACCGGGGGTACCCGCACCCCCGAGGGCCGCTGGCTCGCCCGGATGGACGGCGCCGCCCTCGAACGCGCCCTGGGCACGCCGATCGTGGGCATCCGACGGGCCGACCTGCACCGGGCGCTGCGCGCGGCCCTGCCCGCCGCGTGCCTGCGCATCGGCGTCACCGTGTCCACCCTGGACCGCTCGGCCCCGGACCGGGTGGCCGTGCCGGTCGCGGACGACGTCTGGGACGCGGACCTGGTCGTCGCGGCCGACGGGGTGAACAGCCGGCTGCGCGGACTGCTGTTCCCCGGGCATCCCGGCCCGGTCTACGCCGGTTCGACGGTCCTGCGAGCCATCACCGACCAACCCCTCGACCTGGACACCGACTTCGAGCTGACGTGGGGCGAGGGCGCCGAGTTCGGGCACATCGGCTTCACCGACGGCCGGGCCGAGTGGCACGCGGTGCTCACCGCGCCGGCCGCCGTACGCCACGACGACCCCCTGGACTGGCTGCGCCGCCGCTTCGACGGCTGGCACGCCCCGATCCCGGAGCTGCTGGCGGCCACACGTCCCGAGGCCGTGCTCCACCACGACATCCATGAACTGGTCACGCCCTTGCCGTCGTTCACCGCCGGCCGGGTGGTCCTGCTCGGTGACGCGGCGCACGCCATGACGCCGAATCTGGGGCAGGGCGCGTGCCAGTCCCTGGAGGACGCCGCCACGCTGGCCGCCGCGCTCGCCACGGAGACCTCGCTCGCCTCGGCGCTCGCCCGCTACGACGCGGAGCGCCGCCCCCGCTCCCAGGCGGTCGCCCGCGCCGCCCGCCGGGCGGGCCGCATGGGTCAGCGGCTCACCCACCCGCTGGCCGTCTCCCTGCGCAACACCGCGATGCGGCTCGCGCCGTCCGGCGCGACGATGCGCGCGATCCTGCGCCACGCCGACTGGACACCGCCGAGCCTCCGGCACTGA
- a CDS encoding TetR/AcrR family transcriptional regulator produces MTADRRTLLADTAIAVLADTGMRGLTHRAVDRAADLPPGTTSAYYRTRQALLIALVRRLVALDQAELEEAGGRVPVVRTAAELAQGIAGLVEARLTGEGRRRSLARYACAVESVHHPELREILVPRENRGRRTVRDFLAAQGVAQVEERTVTLLTCVDGLVFDRLVNGGSVREEEIRGLVAAALR; encoded by the coding sequence GTGACCGCAGACCGACGTACTCTCCTTGCCGACACGGCCATCGCGGTGCTCGCCGACACCGGCATGCGGGGACTGACGCATCGCGCCGTGGACCGGGCGGCGGACCTTCCGCCCGGCACCACGTCCGCCTACTACCGCACCCGCCAGGCCCTGCTCATCGCGCTGGTGCGGCGGCTGGTGGCGCTCGACCAGGCAGAGCTGGAGGAGGCGGGGGGCAGGGTGCCGGTGGTGCGCACGGCGGCCGAACTGGCCCAGGGCATCGCTGGATTGGTCGAAGCGCGGCTCACGGGCGAGGGGCGCAGGCGCTCGCTGGCGCGCTACGCGTGCGCCGTCGAGAGTGTGCACCACCCTGAACTGCGCGAGATCCTGGTGCCGCGCGAGAACCGGGGGCGGCGCACGGTGCGCGACTTTCTCGCCGCGCAGGGGGTGGCACAGGTGGAGGAGCGTACGGTGACGCTGCTGACCTGCGTGGACGGTCTGGTCTTCGACCGGCTGGTGAACGGTGGCAGTGTGCGCGAGGAGGAGATCCGCGGACTCGTGGCCGCGGCACTGCGCTGA
- a CDS encoding AI-2E family transporter → MVGDARRRAVGPGGRRRTRGVLGSRPAYSVRLAPAARPRPASAAEWTVPWLRVAAAYAWRLILVGFAVYGVFSILGSFQLIAVALFLALIVTSVLRPLTDLLDRVLPRPLCVAIALVGSVLFMLALLALVGNAVAGESGRLAGEFRGGVHRIEQWLQRPPFRLSPGRLSQLQSQVTHYISTHRSSLLSNAVSGLSRAVEVATGGALALFASVFFIHSGERLWGWMRDELLPSPARPAWDRAGRAAWRAFAGYTRGIIIVAASNAVLVGIALLVLRVPLALPLALLEFFAAFVPLVGSPVALGVATIVALAGRGPLTAAAVLALIVVIGQLEGHVLHPLVMSWAVRLHPLVVAVSVIAGSIVGGVIGAVVAVPLVSVVWSVLRALRAVPPPGPTHL, encoded by the coding sequence GTGGTGGGCGATGCGCGTCGGCGGGCGGTGGGGCCGGGCGGCCGGCGCCGGACGCGGGGTGTGCTGGGCAGCCGGCCGGCATACTCCGTACGGCTCGCACCCGCCGCGCGCCCCAGGCCGGCGTCGGCGGCCGAGTGGACGGTGCCGTGGCTGCGGGTCGCTGCGGCCTACGCCTGGCGGCTCATCCTCGTCGGCTTCGCCGTGTACGGCGTCTTCAGCATCCTCGGCAGTTTCCAGCTCATCGCCGTGGCTCTGTTCCTCGCGCTGATCGTGACCTCCGTGCTGCGCCCGCTGACGGATCTGCTCGACCGGGTGCTGCCACGCCCGCTGTGCGTCGCCATCGCGCTGGTGGGCAGTGTGCTGTTCATGCTGGCGCTGCTCGCCCTGGTGGGCAACGCGGTGGCGGGCGAGTCGGGGCGGCTGGCGGGGGAGTTCCGCGGCGGTGTGCACCGGATCGAGCAGTGGTTGCAGCGGCCGCCGTTCCGGCTGAGTCCCGGCCGGCTCTCCCAGCTGCAGAGCCAGGTCACCCACTACATCTCCACCCACCGGTCGAGTCTGCTCAGCAACGCGGTCAGCGGGCTGAGCCGGGCGGTGGAGGTGGCCACCGGGGGCGCGCTCGCGCTGTTCGCCTCGGTGTTCTTCATCCACTCCGGTGAGCGTCTGTGGGGCTGGATGCGCGACGAGCTGCTGCCGAGTCCCGCCCGGCCGGCCTGGGACCGGGCGGGGCGGGCGGCCTGGCGGGCCTTCGCCGGGTACACGCGCGGCATCATCATCGTGGCCGCCAGCAACGCCGTGCTCGTCGGGATCGCGCTGCTCGTCCTGCGGGTGCCGCTGGCGCTGCCGCTTGCCCTGCTGGAGTTCTTCGCGGCGTTCGTGCCGCTGGTCGGCTCGCCCGTGGCGCTCGGCGTCGCCACGATCGTCGCGCTGGCCGGGCGCGGACCGCTCACGGCCGCGGCCGTGCTGGCGCTGATCGTGGTGATCGGCCAGCTGGAGGGGCATGTGCTGCATCCGCTGGTGATGAGCTGGGCGGTACGGCTGCATCCGCTGGTCGTCGCCGTTTCGGTGATCGCCGGGAGCATCGTCGGGGGGGTGATCGGCGCCGTGGTCGCCGTCCCGCTGGTCTCGGTCGTCTGGTCGGTACTGCGCGCCCTGCGCGCGGTGCCACCACCCGGACCGACTCACCTGTGA
- a CDS encoding nitroreductase: MDVYEAVASRRAVRAFTDEPVPRAVLERVLTAAARSPSGGNLQPWHVYVLTGAPLAELKKRAGERVTAGDPGDERAYEMYPAGLRSPYRERRSTAADRRFRALGIRREDLGARRAAVAANWRCFGAPCLLLCYIDRHMGAAQWADLGMYLQTVMLLLRAEGLHSCAQMAWSVYHRTVAEVVSPPEELILFAGLSIGFADPSAPYARTDRAPLARTLTFLDDDRTAAGPGRTGS; encoded by the coding sequence GTGGATGTGTACGAGGCGGTGGCGAGCCGGCGCGCGGTGCGGGCCTTCACGGACGAGCCGGTTCCGCGCGCGGTGCTGGAACGGGTCCTGACCGCCGCCGCGCGCTCGCCCTCGGGCGGCAATCTCCAGCCGTGGCACGTCTACGTGCTCACGGGTGCGCCGCTGGCCGAGCTGAAGAAGCGCGCCGGCGAGCGGGTCACGGCCGGTGACCCCGGGGACGAGCGCGCGTACGAGATGTATCCGGCGGGGCTGCGGTCCCCCTACCGGGAGCGCCGGTCGACGGCGGCCGACCGGCGTTTCAGGGCGCTCGGCATCCGGCGCGAGGACCTGGGGGCCCGCCGGGCGGCCGTCGCCGCGAACTGGCGGTGTTTCGGCGCCCCTTGCCTGCTGCTGTGCTACATCGATCGCCACATGGGCGCGGCCCAGTGGGCCGACCTCGGGATGTACCTCCAGACGGTGATGCTGCTGCTGCGTGCCGAGGGGCTGCACAGCTGTGCGCAGATGGCGTGGTCCGTGTACCACCGTACGGTCGCGGAGGTCGTGTCACCGCCGGAGGAACTGATCCTTTTCGCGGGCCTGTCCATCGGCTTCGCGGATCCGTCGGCGCCGTACGCCCGGACCGACCGGGCACCGCTCGCCCGGACACTGACCTTCCTGGACGACGACAGGACCGCGGCAGGCCCCGGCCGGACGGGCTCCTAG
- a CDS encoding bifunctional serine/threonine-protein kinase/ABC transporter substrate-binding protein, which yields MRPLLTTDPEAIGPYRLLARIGAGGMGVVYLARSEGGALAAVKVIRAEHAADPSFRARFRREAQAAARVDARWTTPVLAADPEAPEPWLATAFVPGPSLAEIVAGHGPLPPGTVRALGARLVEALTAVHAAGLVHRDIKPGNVLLALDGPRLIDFGIARAGGATALTATDVVIGTPGYLSPEQARARGGEPGPPSDVFSLGCLLAYAAAGRPPFGTGMPAAVIFRTIHEAPDLAGVPDDPLRTLIARCLAKSPAARPTLPELRVALGHFGTDDWLPPGLPALIAERSAQVLELPEPQRAEPPTLADAPPAPTRRRFLLLGTSAGVLAAGGATAAWLATRSSAARDAVPSRMIAVHADLTGPGKDLGTAVERGVRLAAAQHNARADRSYDLVVQSHDDRGEADRARAVARRLVAAGQVSAVIGPTSDSTALAVRDIYNTAQLPLVTAWSDSDDLYATQSTHAPAVFQIRPSDNVMAAPLVHYLAAVRPAVRRALISDGAASGYSWQISGALAENTLPHGTVVTPTVAAGSDDFGPAVAAAMSARAQAVVYCGRSPQRAAACARALRAAGFTGTAAATEPVLGPAFLEAAGSAAEGWVFSATFVDPARLESAAGFVRAYEKRYAVHGVPVGAAEAYDAAGMVMTALTAAGTGHVDPGTLAHRLRALSYRGVTRTFAFDTRTAAGAVQMAPGLFLWQVRRGEPVFLGQYQQVTRA from the coding sequence GTGCGTCCGCTTCTCACCACCGACCCGGAAGCCATCGGCCCGTACCGGCTGCTCGCCCGGATCGGAGCCGGCGGCATGGGCGTGGTCTACCTCGCGCGCTCCGAGGGCGGTGCCCTGGCCGCCGTCAAGGTGATCCGGGCGGAACATGCCGCCGATCCCTCCTTCCGGGCCCGGTTCCGTCGCGAGGCGCAGGCGGCGGCGCGGGTCGACGCCCGCTGGACCACTCCGGTGCTGGCCGCCGACCCGGAGGCCCCCGAGCCGTGGCTCGCCACGGCGTTCGTGCCCGGCCCCTCGCTCGCCGAGATCGTCGCCGGGCACGGCCCGCTGCCGCCGGGCACCGTACGAGCACTGGGGGCCCGGCTGGTCGAGGCGCTCACCGCGGTGCACGCGGCCGGGCTCGTGCACCGCGACATCAAACCCGGCAACGTCCTGCTCGCGCTCGACGGCCCACGCCTGATCGACTTCGGCATCGCCCGCGCGGGCGGCGCGACCGCGCTGACCGCAACCGACGTCGTGATCGGCACCCCCGGCTATCTGTCCCCCGAGCAGGCGCGGGCCCGGGGCGGCGAGCCGGGTCCACCGAGCGATGTGTTCTCGCTGGGCTGTCTGCTCGCCTACGCCGCGGCGGGCCGCCCGCCGTTCGGCACGGGCATGCCGGCGGCGGTGATCTTCCGCACCATCCACGAGGCCCCCGACCTCGCGGGGGTGCCGGACGACCCGCTGCGCACGCTGATCGCCCGCTGCCTGGCGAAGTCCCCGGCCGCCCGCCCCACACTGCCCGAACTCCGGGTGGCGCTGGGCCACTTCGGCACCGACGACTGGCTGCCGCCCGGCCTGCCCGCGCTCATCGCCGAACGCTCCGCCCAGGTCCTGGAACTACCCGAGCCGCAGCGCGCCGAGCCGCCGACGCTCGCGGACGCGCCGCCCGCGCCGACCAGACGCCGCTTCCTCCTGCTGGGCACCTCGGCGGGGGTCCTGGCGGCGGGCGGGGCCACGGCGGCCTGGCTCGCCACCCGTTCCTCCGCCGCCCGCGATGCCGTCCCCTCCCGCATGATCGCCGTCCACGCCGACCTGACCGGCCCCGGCAAGGACCTGGGCACGGCGGTCGAACGGGGCGTACGGCTGGCCGCCGCGCAGCACAACGCGCGCGCCGACCGGTCGTACGACCTCGTCGTCCAGTCCCATGACGACCGGGGCGAGGCCGACCGGGCGCGTGCGGTGGCGCGCCGGCTGGTGGCCGCCGGGCAGGTGTCGGCGGTGATCGGCCCGACCTCGGACAGCACGGCGCTCGCCGTGCGGGACATCTACAACACGGCGCAGCTGCCCCTGGTGACGGCCTGGTCGGACTCCGACGACCTGTATGCCACGCAGTCGACCCACGCGCCCGCCGTGTTCCAGATCCGCCCGTCGGACAACGTGATGGCCGCCCCGCTCGTCCACTACCTCGCCGCCGTCCGCCCGGCCGTCCGCCGGGCGCTGATCAGCGACGGAGCGGCGAGCGGTTACAGCTGGCAGATCTCCGGGGCGCTCGCCGAGAACACCCTGCCGCACGGCACGGTCGTCACCCCCACGGTCGCCGCCGGCAGCGACGACTTCGGCCCCGCCGTCGCGGCGGCGATGTCCGCGCGTGCGCAGGCCGTGGTCTACTGCGGGCGTTCGCCCCAGCGGGCCGCCGCCTGTGCCCGGGCGCTGCGCGCCGCCGGGTTCACGGGTACGGCCGCGGCGACGGAACCGGTCCTCGGGCCCGCGTTCCTGGAGGCGGCGGGCTCGGCGGCCGAGGGCTGGGTCTTCTCGGCCACCTTCGTGGACCCCGCCCGCCTGGAGTCCGCCGCCGGATTCGTCCGAGCGTACGAGAAGCGGTACGCGGTCCACGGCGTCCCGGTCGGCGCCGCCGAGGCCTACGACGCGGCAGGGATGGTCATGACCGCGCTGACGGCCGCCGGGACGGGCCACGTGGACCCGGGCACCCTGGCCCACCGGCTGCGGGCCCTGTCGTACCGGGGCGTCACCCGCACCTTCGCCTTCGACACGCGCACCGCCGCCGGCGCGGTCCAGATGGCCCCGGGCCTCTTCCTGTGGCAGGTGCGCCGGGGCGAACCGGTCTTCCTCGGGCAGTACCAGCAGGTCACGAGGGCCTGA
- a CDS encoding bifunctional serine/threonine-protein kinase/ABC transporter substrate-binding protein, whose product MTDRSLRPLDPSFVGGHRLLARLGEGGMGVVYLGRTESGALAAVKVIQAEFAHDEEFRGRFRREVRAAQRVTSPWVVKVTGADAEAEQPWLATAFEPGPALADAVRRHGPLPPRAMRVLGKMLARALAAVHEAGLVHRDVKPGNILLAADGPRLIDFGIARSPHDTAVTSTGLVVGTPGFLSPEQAAAGELSPASDVFSLGCVLAYAATGRPPFGAGATDALLYRTVHDEPDLDGVDAESAAVLARCLAKDPAARPTPAELDAALVEDVPSGTADWLPADVVRMIAERSAEMLALPEIEATLAEPPTVPAPSRSRRGFLTAASAGAAVLAVGGGAAAWAALRGTHDGSGTPAAPGWAIGVQADLSGPGKEAGQAQLQGAQLAVEQFNARRDKPFTLRLRSADDRGSTGGATVAARQLAEDKDVLAVIGSSTDATTQAALPVYDAALLPLLSMSAGQNLLQNTRSFLRGRPLHNAVAMKLAFQWAATSAAAPVGVLLDRSGGDLSWMTIQMANFVIRQYGRATHPRVVPAGTTDLKPVLDEMRAAGIAAFVYAGPLDGALRAARGMADFKGPKYAAEPALDTRFAAEPAADGWTVVASAIGPGAAQVRSFAEAFRTRYGHAPGFWAAEGYDAANLLIDRLLATKGGRPAPRDLIAPLQKTKYQGLTRQFVFDSTTVGTPMLATPATFVHQVRGGALRYVGPAPDKAPVPRGK is encoded by the coding sequence GTGACCGACCGTTCGCTGCGTCCCTTGGACCCGTCCTTCGTCGGCGGCCACCGGCTGCTGGCCCGGCTCGGCGAGGGCGGCATGGGTGTGGTCTATCTGGGCCGTACGGAGTCCGGGGCGCTCGCCGCCGTCAAGGTGATCCAGGCGGAGTTCGCCCACGACGAGGAGTTCCGCGGCCGGTTCCGCCGTGAGGTGCGGGCCGCCCAGCGGGTGACGAGCCCCTGGGTGGTGAAGGTGACCGGCGCGGACGCCGAGGCCGAACAGCCGTGGCTGGCCACGGCGTTCGAGCCCGGCCCCGCCCTCGCCGACGCCGTGCGACGGCACGGTCCGCTGCCGCCGCGGGCCATGCGGGTGCTCGGCAAGATGCTGGCGCGGGCGCTCGCCGCGGTGCACGAGGCGGGTCTGGTGCACCGGGACGTGAAGCCGGGCAACATCCTGCTGGCCGCCGACGGCCCGCGGCTGATCGACTTCGGCATCGCCCGTTCCCCGCACGACACCGCCGTCACCTCCACCGGCCTGGTGGTCGGCACACCGGGTTTCCTCTCCCCCGAGCAGGCTGCGGCCGGGGAGCTGTCTCCCGCGAGCGATGTGTTCTCGCTGGGCTGTGTGCTGGCGTACGCGGCGACCGGGCGGCCGCCGTTCGGTGCCGGGGCGACCGACGCGCTGCTCTACCGGACCGTGCACGACGAGCCCGATCTCGACGGCGTGGACGCGGAGTCGGCGGCCGTCCTGGCCCGCTGCCTGGCCAAGGATCCCGCCGCCCGGCCGACGCCGGCCGAGCTGGACGCCGCGCTGGTGGAGGACGTGCCGTCGGGGACGGCGGACTGGCTGCCGGCCGACGTGGTCCGTATGATCGCCGAACGGTCGGCCGAGATGTTGGCGCTGCCCGAGATCGAGGCCACCCTCGCCGAGCCGCCGACCGTCCCCGCACCGTCCCGGTCCCGCCGGGGATTCCTCACGGCCGCGTCCGCCGGGGCGGCCGTCCTCGCCGTCGGCGGCGGGGCGGCGGCCTGGGCCGCGCTGCGCGGCACCCACGACGGGTCGGGCACACCGGCCGCGCCCGGCTGGGCGATCGGTGTACAGGCCGACCTCAGCGGCCCCGGAAAGGAGGCCGGGCAGGCACAGCTCCAGGGCGCGCAGCTCGCCGTCGAACAGTTCAACGCCCGCCGCGACAAGCCGTTCACGCTTCGCCTGCGCAGCGCCGACGACCGCGGCAGCACCGGCGGCGCGACGGTGGCTGCCCGTCAACTCGCCGAGGACAAGGACGTGTTGGCCGTGATCGGGTCGAGCACGGACGCCACGACACAGGCCGCGCTCCCGGTGTACGACGCCGCCCTGCTGCCCCTGCTGAGCATGTCCGCGGGCCAGAATCTGCTCCAGAACACCCGCTCTTTCCTGCGCGGCCGCCCGCTGCACAACGCGGTCGCGATGAAGCTGGCGTTCCAGTGGGCGGCCACCAGCGCGGCGGCGCCCGTCGGGGTGCTGCTGGACCGCAGCGGCGGCGATCTGTCCTGGATGACCATCCAGATGGCCAACTTCGTCATACGACAGTACGGCCGCGCCACCCACCCCCGGGTCGTGCCCGCCGGTACGACCGACCTGAAGCCGGTGCTCGACGAGATGCGCGCGGCCGGCATCGCGGCCTTCGTGTACGCCGGTCCGCTGGACGGCGCGCTGCGTGCCGCGCGGGGCATGGCCGATTTCAAGGGCCCCAAGTACGCGGCGGAGCCCGCGCTCGACACCCGCTTCGCCGCCGAGCCGGCCGCTGACGGCTGGACGGTCGTGGCGAGCGCGATCGGTCCGGGCGCGGCCCAGGTCCGGTCCTTCGCCGAGGCGTTCCGCACCCGGTACGGGCACGCACCCGGGTTCTGGGCGGCCGAGGGGTACGACGCGGCGAACCTGTTGATCGACAGGCTCCTGGCGACGAAGGGCGGACGTCCGGCCCCCAGGGACCTGATCGCGCCCCTTCAGAAGACCAAGTACCAGGGCCTCACACGGCAGTTCGTCTTCGACTCGACGACCGTGGGGACCCCGATGCTCGCCACTCCGGCCACCTTCGTCCACCAGGTGCGCGGCGGCGCCCTGCGCTATGTCGGCCCGGCTCCGGACAAGGCGCCCGTGCCCCGGGGGAAGTGA